The Rhodothermus marinus DSM 4252 DNA segment CGGCGCGACGTGCTCCGACTGGTCATCCGGGGACGCGGCACGGCCCGCTTCCGCCTCGAACTCCAGCACACGCCCACGCTGACGTCGTTCGTGGACCTGCTCGACCTGAGCCTGAGCAATCCGGACACGCTGAGCGGCTTCCGCGCGACCTTCCTCGACGAAGTGCTCCGCCCCATCGAAGATCCGGTGCAACGCGCCCAGATCCTCGACGACTACACGGTCCCGCAGATCAACGACGTGGTGCGCTACACGCTGCAATCCGCCCGTTTCAACCCGCTGCGCCGTGAGCGCGGCTACGCGCATGAGCTGTCCGTCGAGACAGGCGGCCTGCTGTCGGACCTGCTCGACCGCACCGTGTTCACACCGGGCCGGCACGAAGGCACGTTGCCGGGGCTGCCCCTTTTCCGGAGCGGAGCGACGGGCAACCGCCTGCTCTACCGTCCCTACGTGCGCGCAAGTCTGGACCTGCGGCGCTACCGGCCGCTCCGGTCGGGGACCGTGCTGGTCGGCAAGCTCCAACTCGGGGCAGCGCACCCCATCGGCCGGTCGGACGTAATCCCCTTCGACCGCCGTTTCTACAGCGGCGGCGCCAACAGCGTCCGCGGCTGGCCGCTGCGCGGGCTGGGCCCCGGTCGCCTGCAGCTGACGGACAACTTGGACGGTACCAACCTGCTGGGCGGCGAGTTCAAGCTGGAAGCCAGCCTGGAGTTGCGCCAGCGGCTGCTACGGCGCGTGCTGGCCGCCGACTGGATCGGAACGGTCTTCACCGACGCGGGAAACGTCTGGCTCGGCCCGCGCAACCCGGGTCCCGAAGCCGGACACTTTCGCCTCGGCCGCTTCGTTCAGGATCTGGGCTGGGGAGGCGGCGTGGGCTTGCGTCTGGCCTGGGAATATCTCATTATCCGACTGGATGTGGCCTATCGCCTGCATGACCCGGCCCGCCCGGAGGCCGGCCTGCTGCCCGACGGCCTGCACCGTCCGACGCTGCATTTTGGCATCGGCCACGCGTTCTAACCGACCCGACCATGCGTATCTGGCACACCCTGCAACGCGGCTACCGGGCGCTGTTTCGCCCGCGCGAAGACGCCTACACGCGCGAGCTGCTGCACGTGCTGCGGCACGTCCCCATCTTTCAGCACCTGCCCCGGCGCGTTCTGAAGACAATGCTGCCCTATCTGCACGCCCGCACCTACCGCCGCCACGAGGTGATCTACTTCGAGGGCGACCCCGGCCTGGGGCTCTACATCATCACCCGGGGCACCGTGCGCCTGCTCATGGAAAACGAAAACGGCCAGTTCGAGGAGCTGGCCCGGCTGAGCGAGTACGACACGTGCGGCCACCTTGCTCTGCTGGGCGAGTTCCGTCGGATGGAGACGGCCCAGGCGGCCACCGAGGTGCAGGTGCTGGGTCTGTTCCGCCCCGATCTCAAGCTGCTGTTGCGTCGCCATCCGGCCGTAGGAGCGGCCATTCTGCAGGCCGTGGCCCGCTACGTGGCGGCCCGCCAGGTGGAGCTCATTGCGTTGCTGAGCAACTGCACCGACCGCCGCCAGGCGCTGATCTGGCTGCAGGAAGCCGGCCGCCGCGCCGAACACCGCCTGCCCTCGCTG contains these protein-coding regions:
- a CDS encoding cyclic nucleotide-binding domain-containing protein, translating into MRIWHTLQRGYRALFRPREDAYTRELLHVLRHVPIFQHLPRRVLKTMLPYLHARTYRRHEVIYFEGDPGLGLYIITRGTVRLLMENENGQFEELARLSEYDTCGHLALLGEFRRMETAQAATEVQVLGLFRPDLKLLLRRHPAVGAAILQAVARYVAARQVELIALLSNCTDRRQALIWLQEAGRRAEHRLPSLLSER